The following nucleotide sequence is from Pagrus major chromosome 16, Pma_NU_1.0.
TCCAGCTCATGGCCTGTACAGATTACTGCACAGTCTATTATACTGTCCGTGTGTTTGTCACAGGTGTCTGTGCCTGAATGATGCTGAACGCTGGACGACCCAGCAGCTATTGGACCACGCCTTCCTCAAGCCTCCATCGCCTAAAAACCTGCCACAGTCTCAGGATGCCAGCCCAGAAGGTGAAACACACCCCTAAATTAGTGATGCCATACTATTGtgcacataataaaaaaaaataaaaaaacactaacaCAAAGGATTAATCTAAGACCAATAGTCCAATAGttggtcatgttttttttctatcctTTCAGATCTCGCCGTTGACTTGGCATCATCCGTCATCCCACAGAGTCACATCCTCTACGCTCCGTTCATCTCCGGGGTGCAGAGGCAGCTTTCTCGCTACTTCAATGAGTTCGAGGAACTCCAGCTTCTTGGAAAGGGAGCCTTTGGTGCAGTAATAAAGGTAAGCTTTGGCTTTAACGGGAGAGACGCTGGCAGTGATTTCTTAGTCTCCACCTTCACTTTCCTTCTCTTGCACCTCCAGGTTCAGAACAAACTAGACGGCTGCTACTACGCCGTGAAACGCATCCAGGTCAACCCAGCCAGTAAGCAGTTCAGACGGATCAAAGGCGAGGTGACGCTGCTCTCACGCCTTAACCATGAGAACATTGTCCGCTACTACAACGCCTGGATCGAGCGACATGAGACGCCCTCGATGGGAGTCCTTACCAGCAGTGACAGCTCTGAGCCTCAGAGCGCCGCCGACAAGCGTCCTCATGGCAAAGAGTCTCGGCAGCGCCTCAACGAGCTCGGCCTCCCCGACAACTTGGAGGACAATGCGCCGCCTCCGGTCCTGTCGAGCTCCGTGGAATGGTCCACCTCCATCGAGAGATCCTCCAGTGCCAAATGTAGCGGACACCAGTcgagtgatgaagaggatgatgaggaggaggatgttttTGGTGCCTCTTTTTTgtaagtgtttatttatttattttttttaaccaacacGACTTTTCCTAGATCAAAACGCTTGATACATCACTTTTTTGCTTTCAGGCCGTCAGATAGTGAGAGTGACATCATCTTTGACAACGGCGATGAAAGCACAGACGAGATGTCACAggtttaaatatatttatccCTCATTTATTCacttgttttgtcagttttcacaAGTGCAACCAACTGACGGCTTTTCCTCACCCAGGTCGAGCAGAGCAAAAGGCTGGTGATCGACACAACAGAGAGCACAGACTCTGAACGACCTCCCCCCATAGCACATTATCTGTACATACAAGTAAGCTTCACCGCCATGCTCCTTTCTTACCACTAGAGGTCTCTCTGCCTTGCATCTAATACATGTGTTCCGCTTCTAACAGATGGAATACTGTGAAAAAAGCACTTTAAGGGACACGATAGATCACGGCTTGCACCGGGACCAGAATCGTTTATGGAGACTCTTCAGGGAAATACTGGACGGCCTTGCTTACATCCACCAGCAGGTGTGTTTACGTATTTGACTCCCACCCTCCTTTAAAGTTTATAAGCCTATTTGCCATAGTGTCCCAAAACGGGAAGGATTCAATTTTAGCCAGGATTCTTTCATACTtcaataacaataacataaatGGAAGCCATCTTTTAATCCACCCATCTATCTTTTAGGGCATGATACACAGGGACCTGAAGCCTGTCAACATCTTCCTTGACTCGCACGATCATGTGAAGATCGGAGACTTTGGCCTGGCCACGGACCATCCCGCTAATGTGGTATGCATCTAATGTAAAATGTCTAATTCcagtgatgaagatgagaaCCAGTAGAGATAAGATACTGTTTATCTTTCTCAGGCTGCAGGTGTATTTGAAGTGGAGGAGAGCGGCTCAGTAGTGATGACCAAACCAGACCCAACAGGTGGAGAGAGtttgaaaacattcacattgtaattaatgtaaataaaaataaaatacattttcttccctaatactttgttttgctttggcATCATTATTCTACAGGAAACATGACAGGCATGGTTGGCACTGCCCTATACGTCAGTCCAGAGGTTCAAGGGAACACCAAAGCCACCTACAACCAAGTAAGATTTAAGTTTGTATTGGaatataaatatgatttaaGAGTTTCTGAGGGTCTGGTATTCATTCATTCCTTCTGTCTTTAGAAAGTTGACCTGTTTAGCCTGGGCATCATCCTGTTTGAGATGTCCTATAAGCCCATGACCACAGGAGCGGAACGCATCTCCGTGCTTAGCCAGCTACGTGTGGTAGGTCCATGTTCAAGACTGGGAGCCATCTATGTAGAGGCTTTGAAACTGTCACTTATTTCATCTCTTTTCATGCTGCAGGAGCCCATCAGCTTCCCTGAGGACTTTGTTGCCGGTCAGCaaggaacacaggtgaggatGCTGCAGCACAGCATTTGGTACAGAccttttttctctgtatttccCAGTCCATCAACAAAacatctctctgtgtttcttcgTTGTGTCTGTCAGAGGAAAGTGATAGAGTGGCTGTTGAAGCACGATCCGGCCCTGCGGCCCACCgcccaggagctgctgaagaGTGAACTGCTGCCTCCACCGCAGATGGAGGAGTCGGAGCTACACGAGGTGCTACAGCACACCATGGCCAATATCAACGGCAAGGCCTACCGCACCATGGTGGGCCAGCTGTTCGGCCAGAACACCTCTCCAGTCATGGATTACACCTACGACATAGACCTTCACAAGGTATGATAGACATATTTCACATGGGACCAAAGGGAAGGTCACATGTCTGACATAGAtgagtgtttttgttcatttattcttAGAAAAGTATAAAAGTACATCAGGTGTAAAGCCATGGTAAGAAGTAGTTCCCCCCGCTACCTGAAGATGTCACTGCAGActcatgaatgtctgcaccaacCCCTCCGTGCTACCTCGCTCATCTGGTCTGTATAAGTGGCCAGCAGAAGGCCTGTTCGTGCTTAATCGATGTCTCCTGATCCCTAACAGAGTCTGTTTGTTTGGTCTCCCTCCAGGGCAGCTTCAGCTTCAACAGTGCCAAATTGCAGCAGCATGTGCATGAAACAATCACCAGGATCTTCAAGAAGCACGGTGAGTACACTACGCCTGTTTGCGTGTGAACGTGAGGCTTTGTTGACTCTCCTCTGCAAACCACTTGGACTCCTGACCCGCTGTAAGCCCGTTTTAGGGACCCCAACATCTGCTCCAGTGAGTGGCGGTTTAAACAATAAGTTCACTGTTGGGCAGCGCAGATTCTGTGCAGGTGCTTGTGTTATTTCTGTGCACAGTGCTGATGGTGTCCAGCTGTACTTATTTGTTTATGCTCAGTTAGTATCTGCTCACATGCATCACCTCTCTCAGGGTGAAGGTTATATTATCTTATGCAGATGTTGCAGTGATacatgatgtttgttttcaggtgCGGTGCGTCTGCAGACACCGCTGTTCCTCcccagaaacaggaagttgtaTGATGGCAGCGAGCTGGCCTGCTTCATGGACCACAGCGGAATGCTGGTTACACTGCCATATGACCTTCGCGTGAGCccaacacacgcacatgcacaccaTCACTAATTATACAACTGTTTGCATcagcacatgcaaacacacacagagtgtgaGGCTGCAATCAGCAGCCGCCGTAAGATCCTGCCACCTCAGGAAACCCTGAGGACTAAATGGTTGTTTCCACACTGTGATTGATTACAGCCTGGTATGCACTGACTTCACTGTCATTATACAAGTGCCCCAAGTCTCAACTCTCTGTTTGCTTTAGATGGCGTTTGCAAGATTCGTCGGTCGCAACAATATAACACATCTGAAGAGGTAAAGTTACATGAACTTATGCTTATTTGTGTCAGTAATACTTTTTAATAATAGAAATGATAATGGTCATTTGTTGGCTAATAGCTCCTTTCAAAATAATCTTACCTTAGCAATAAAGTTGATTTACATGTTACTAAtttattaaacttttaaattacACAGCCTGTCTCATATgctatgtttttctttctacttaaagggtaattttacacattacagtgggtttgcaggtcttggggagtactgctgtATATGTGAAAACAGTGATTAAAGCCTTTCTTTTGCTccaaaggaagctgcatgtaatctgatgtcactcagtgactaaGGTGCATTAGAAGAACAATGTGCTGAATGAAAatggtgatatctctggttctgctgcatcgattttgatcatttgtttttaaactgtccacaaTTAGTCCAATAAGGTTAACAGGTGCAATGCTACCcgtggactgcttttcaaaactgctgcctacccacaatgcaacttagccactgtgtgacatcactcaaAAATTGGTCGAGTTGCCCTTTAAAACACACCCCTTAACACTAACATTAACCCTTACCCTTTCTTAAGGTGGGGATGTTTTTGTTAGAAGGGGGATATACCCAATATTATCtaacaaaaatacaatgaaaGATAAAATTAATTGAAATCACCATGATCAGTTTTGCTCATTGTTCGAGCCTTATCACCAGTAGGCCTGCTGCCGCTGACACATGAAAACTGACATTCATGTTGAGAATAAGCATGAGTGATTCAGATTTTCTCTTCGTCTTTCTCAAGGTACAGCATTGAACGGGTGTTCCGCCCCAGGAAGCTGGATCGCGCTCACCCAAGGGAGCTTATGGAGTGTGCCTTCGACATCATCACACCCGTCACCAACAGCCTGCTCCCTGACGCAGAGACCATTTACACCATCTCTGAAATAGTCCAGGAATTCCCCGGCCTCCAGGTCATGCACATGAACTGCGTGTATTTTGAATGATCCTGTGAACTGACCGTTTGTGCTGCGCTGCCTCGCCCTGAGCAGTTTATTGATGCATCattgttctttattttcctaCGGACGCCTGATGGCAACTtgtcctgtctttgttttttccctttttactTCCCACTCACATTCCAAACATACCAAAGTATGTGTAAGCCTGACAGATTTACGCTGGGTTTATTATTTACATAGTAAATCCGAAATGCGTGGCTCTCTCCACTTCCTTCCCTGCCTCCCAGTACAGTCCATTTCCTGTCCACACATCCCAGTGCTGCGTCAGTCTCCAGTCGCAGCACTCCTCGTGCATGTTTCATGAACCCAGTCAACTCAGAGTCTGGCCTCTGGTTCATCCCTCATAGATCCTGTTTCTGATCCTCTCCACCACCCTGCTCTTTGTGTGAAAGCTTTTAAGAATATGTGAGTCAGACAGAATGAGAGGGCAGCCGGACACAACAGTCATTATTCACCAAGGTGCTCATTGTACAGTAGTGCTCTTGCTTTTGACTGTAATTGCAGCTAAGGGGGTTAAAggtgtgtgcgggtgtgtgtttgtgactgcaGGAGAGGAACTATAACATTTACCTGAACCACACCAGCTTGTTGAAGGCCATCCTGCTCCACAGCGGAGTCCCTGAGGACAAACTAAGCCAGGCCGCCAACATTCTGTGTGACGCCATGGTCAGTGAAAGTCGCACGTGCATCACAGATGTTCTCCACATCGCGTGTCTGTTGCTGATATAATGTTATGAACACGTATAATAGCATTCTTCCTAAATATAGCAGCGctaacatttctgtatttgctCCAGAGCGAAAAGCTGACCAAACGTGAGGTGGAGGCAAAGTTCTGCAACTTTTCACTGTCAACCAACAGTGTGAGTGTCCCGCCGGGTGCACGAACcttctgtaaaaaaataatcagtcgTGTTCTCTCTCATAAACACTGAGATCCCCTCTCTGTTGCGTCCAGTTGCAGACGCTGTACAAGTACATAGAACAGAAGGGGAGTCTGCTGGACCTGGCGCCACTGCTGACATCACTCACCAAACAGAAGACCGCCGTGACCCAGCTGGCCAAGCAGGGCCTCAAGGACCTGGAGGAGCTCACAATACTGCTGTGTAAACTGGGAGTTAAACTGCAGGTGATTTTGggtgattttctgttaaaagATGTGGTGATGTGTATGTTTTCTTCCCCTTTTAACACAGATGTGTACTCTCTACAGGTGGTGGTGAACTTAGGCTTAGTGTACAAGGTACAGCATCACTCTGGGGTCTTCTTCCAGTTTGTGGCTTTCATCAGGAAACGCAAGCGAATTGTACCGGATATCGTGGCCGCAGGAGGACGCTACGACCACCTGGTGGGTTTTACTGACACTCATCCACGTTCCACATGTGATTTTAGTCAAGTGCTTAGTCAAGTCATGGCACAAATCTGCAGCTATTATTGTAAAAATGTGGCCGTAATGTATGCAAaccatatttttttccatctgagATATAGATCTTTTGCCTGCATTTCATTAATTCCATATGATGCAGTCCAAGTGGTATCTTCATGTGGTTTCTTCTCTGGGCTGCTAGATCCCGGAGTTTCGAGGGCCAGCCCACACAGTGCCGGTGCCCTCTGCTGTGGGGGCCAGTGTGGCCCTGGACAAAGTCTGTGCTGCTATGGCCAACATGGAGGAGCCGgtgagagagacaaacacacacacagacacacactgggATCTGACATTCCTAATTATTGTAATGAAGGAGCAGCAGACAGAGCTACATATTTAATGATGCCTTATTACAGCAGGCGGCCGCCACACAGCCACTTTTAGGAACATGTTAATAACTATGATCAGTGTGACTCTTGACGCTGAGGAGATATTTTTGGAGGTGcatcattttctatttttcacatTCAGAATGTGAGACGATGTGCCCAGAAAGCTCTGTAGAACCTGAAGCCAGAGAAGAGCactgaaatgactcatttctcCCCAATATATATTATACTGCAGCTCACTACATCTTTTACTGTTTGACCCTTTTtaacttctgttttttctctgtatcAGCCATCAGTGAGCTCATGTGATGCCCTGGTGGTCCCAGTGGGACATTCTTCAATGTCCAGAGCCATCAATGTTGTCCAGAAGCTGTGGAGCTCCGGCGTGTCTGCAGACATTGCCTACGATGTCTCACAGGTAAGCACTCTGCCTGATATCAAACCAGTTTTGATTTGAAGTTATCATACtaaacaaagttttgtttacattctgttatcgaaaatttatttatttttttatccaaaatgtGTTGTGCGTATCCTTGAGGTCTTAACAGAAGTCTTGATCATCCCAACATTTTGAAATCATGGATGTCTTTATAAGAACTAGATAATGGACCCAAAGATGGCGGCCATTCAGTTCAATGAAAATTGCTTGACTGGCACTGACTTCTGGGCTTATTTCCACtacatcacatcatcatttacaTCACTACGttgtgatgacgtcacagaTTTTAAAATCGATTTTCCTGCCTCAAAGAAAATTTTACAAAAACCTCCtatggattaaaaaaatatattagaaagagtcataattgaccTCGATTGCAGTTTGaggtttcctgtttcctgcagTTTTACAGATCTCTTTTATAATTGTGGTCTCTGGGGGAAACACTTTGGAAGCAAGACTGAGCATCAGTTCCCTGTGCAGGTCTTGCTATACATCCATGCCTCCATGTTTTTCAACTATAAACATACACTTTGCCTGCAGTTATAAATGACACGAGACCCAGATTACCCATAAAGGCTTGTGGGCCTCtcttttttaacatgttttcaaGAAAATGAATTTTGTTTTGCCAAAGGTAGGTGTTTCATTTGAGGTGTAGAAAGAAGGATGATAATTGAAAATATCACTAAGTGCAGCTAAACAGCATGTTTATAAGGAATAATTCAGTAGAAATTCAAAACCTAGTCAAGCCAGAGTAATTAATGCCCTAAGCCTTAATATATCTCAGCTAAAGGAAGCTTCTCAGTAAGTCACTCCCTCATTGTTGCTTCCTGACATGCTGAAGGAAGAATTTTGCAGGAACCTGCAGAGAGGACTACAAACAGCTGCACTGTACATGAAGTAGTTCAAGTAGAAGGATTTCATTGAGTTTGTGTTCATACCCTTATAATTATGTAACTGAGCCCTCATGGTTCTTGTATGTGTAAACTAAACCACATTTCTAACGTACTAGATCCCTGAATAGACAATGGAAATTAGCCATTGTGTATGTGGGTGATCTCCCGAGCTCCCCCTCCCTAGCCTTCCTATTCTGCAGTACCTTCATCCCTCCTACAGAGGGCAACGCCTGACTTCCGTTCTTGAGGAAAAAGCCCCCCATCTGTCAGCAGCAGGCTGCTTATCGTGACAGCATCAGAAATAGTAAACATCCCAGAGAATGAGCtgctctttgtggttgttcttaAAAGAGGCTCACAGGCCTTATTAGGACAATACGACATGGAGTCATTTCAATAATTGTGTCATTCATCTGCAAGACCAGCTtccaataaagttttttgatgAGCTCTTATTTGGGAAACTCGTCAAGCCAGGCTGAGATCAGTCCCTTCAAAGCAAAGTTATTTATCCTCTGGTCCAAAACTCCTGATGCCATGCCTTTGTCACATTCTTCATGTTTATGTGACAAACTGATCTCAGCCCTGTGTTGGTGTAGACGCCCTCCCTGGCACATCGCTGTGCCCACATTTAaatcctcctcctgttttttcctcctttgctcttTATAACCTATTGTTTTCCACTCCTGCAGTCTACAAGTGTTTGCTTAAATGGTTTTCATTGTCTTTCGTGCTGGCACAGGACATAAGTGACTGGCCACCTTCATTTCCCCTGAGTTCTTAGAAGCAATTAGGATAGGTTGGGTTTAGCTGAAAACAAGCAGCACTATGTCCAATTTGTCAACAGTGCCTGTGTGCGTATTTGTTGATTATGTATGCAGGCGGCGCCTCGACCGGTGGCGACATGGTGAGAACACCTTGTCCGGACCTACTCACCCATCGCTCCCCCTCGCTAGACTTTTGTTAACACCTTTCACATGCCGGCCTCTTAACGGGCCGAAAGTGCGGCTTTAATTCATCCTCAGGAGACGGTCCCACTCTTTTAGCTTTTATTAGCCAAATATGGCAAACCCCTTCCACATGCGGTCAGCTCAGGCAAATGGCCCAGAGCTGCCCATCAGAATCAAGGCTTACCTTTGACTTAATTTGTTCTGTCAATGAGAAAGTTGTGAGAAAAGTGCTGATTTGATGAGGAGGCAAAATCACACAGAAGCCAGATATAACTCTCTGGCTGAAGTTGGAGAATAAATTGGGCTGACGCAAACatatacattcatacacactgTCAGGGTTGAATGCATTACCTGAATACACATTGGTTCTGGTCGTGAGTCCCGGCTCAGTGCACACTCTTCTTGTTCCAAACAAAACCGACTGGCTGCTGCTATAGAAATATTTTCGAGGCCATGAGCCCTCTGTTCCTCCAGAACTGGTTTCCAACCTTAAAGCTTTAGCCGACTGGTATCCCAACAATGCCCCACAGCAACCACATTAACCTCAGTGTTAAATGGGCAGCTTTGatgcttttattatgaaattcCTGTCACACTGTTAAATTTGACTCATAATTCTTTGAGTAATTAATAGAAGAAAACTCTGAAACAGAGCTTGTGTGAGGACAGCAGGCTTTCAGCAGTTTTCAGAAATAAAGCCCAGAGTCGGCTCCAGTAAACACCTCCCTCTAAACTGGCCGCCATCCTCAAACCCATGTGAGAAGAATTCCAGCATGAATTAATACTCTTTGATAAGACagttatgtttttaatgtattgttCAGTTGAGCTGAACCCTTAAACCACCACTCACATTATGTGCGTGTGAGTAATCCAGCCTTTTCTCATTGTGCGTGTCATTAGTCTCAGGAGACGTTGATGGAGCACTGCAGGCTAGCCGGCATCAGCTACATGGCCCTGGTCTCAGACAAGGAGGGGATCTATGTGAAGGTAAACCAGCCTTGCAGtgcagtagggctgcaactagcgattactttcattatcaatatgtacagattattttcacaatcatTTAGTACATatattgtaaaagaaaaatgcaatgaAACAGTTTACCAAACAGTTGGCAACTAGTTTTCTATCGATAAACTAATTGATAAATCAACCAATCATTGCACCTTTTACAGTGCATCAAAGTATTGTGTAGCATGTTTTTTCCAATCCTGTCCAGAAATTAACAGTAGTTGAGACTAcaatacattttgagaaaacagcTTTTCCTTGAGTAGCATTGCAGGTCACACAGCCGTCCAAACTGTTTTGATAAGAGAGAATTATGAGAGTGTTGTTTTCAGCAGCGCAtgttaaagtcattttctgtcttcaggTGAAATCCTTTGAGAAGGACAGACAGTCTGAGAAGCGGATTCCCGAGTCAGACTTGGTGGACCACATCATTCAGAAATGTCGGACCAAATTCTTTGAGGAGAGAAACATCAGGTAAAGACATTTTGGTTTTATGCGTGGCTCGGATGTCTGAATGAGGCTGTTCTTATATAATGTTTGTCCTTGTGCCCCTGCAGAGAAATCTCTGAAAGCCTGTCCCAGAACCCTAAAGGATCACTGCTCAACACCACAGGTACTGTGCTCAGTTCAGTCTGATTTCCACTTACTCTTTACAGACAGCCTCTATATACAGCCTTAACTGTACATTTGTGACCCACAAGTTTCACTGCAGCATGAAACAGTCACTCCTCTGTTTTCATACAGTTGTGCTTTGATTCCTCCAACGTTCAGCGTTCAGCAAAAGTGTTAAATTATGAAATGGAGTATTTAACTGATGTGTTACCCAGAGTGACGGACAATAAGTGCAGTAGAAGAATAAGTGTTAAATCTCACATTGCTTTTGGGATGCACACAGGTAGccaacaacatgttttaattcaTCTGAGTAACAGTTAAACATCTTATTGGAATGTGACACGAACGAGatattagaaatgtaaaaagccTTCATAATTGGATaaaaagtgatttgtttttattgataaaatgtggaaatgctcctttttctttctccaggcTCTTCAGAGCAGCATGGGAGCAGTGGCAATGTGACCATTAATGTGAACGTCATCAGCCCAGAAAAGGTTTCTGCCAGTGCCAGACGACGCTATGATACTCAGgtttgtgatgtgtgtgcacacacacacacacacacacacacacacacacacacacacacacacacacacacacacacacacacttgcacagacCCACCTGTTCTCAATGGCTTTTTTCCATTACTGAAATTAATGATGTGTTCTGCCAGATACTCTGATGTGGTCATCCAAAATTAGTCGCACCTGCTCATCAAGTGGGCAAAAACTCATGAAAATTGACAGTGAGCGTAGCAGGAGAAGGAAACACAGCAACAGTTGGTTAAAAGGGGaggttttttaagttttaaggtTTTTTTAACAGGAAGCAGAAGCATCATTGGCTGCAccaaaaaaacaggcaaaagACTGCTAAAGAGCAAGAAATGGAGCTCCTCTCAAAATttgcacacatgaaaaaaaacaggcacGTGAATGTAATAACGAGAGCAGAGAACTGTATCTGCTTGTGTAAAAGCGTCATCGGGAGGGAGAATTTCTGCTAGGTTTGCACGAATGCAGTTCTTCAAGCACTTGGCTGTGGTCAGCACGAGCTGTGACAAGTGCTTGCAGATGCTAAACACTCGCGTGCTAATCTGTTGAGACATCGGAGGCAGTAATTGAATAGACGGTGGCTGATATCTCCCCTCTTTCCTCAGGTCTTATTACATTCATAATAACAATGATAgtataatatttaattaaatgctGACTGCAAGGATCATAGGGAGGGAAATAACCCTCTGAAGTGCAGCTGTTGATTTAAAACTTTGAATTTAAACTTTAgtatttggtttatttattcTGGACATGAAGAGAGGTTGTTCCCCATACCTGGATACCACAAAATGAGAGCTGTGATGCAGGATATACAGTAATGCTCACAAAGTGTGCAATGTGCAAAACGATACTGAATATTTGCAGATAATTAAAATTCCACAACTTGGATCATGATAAGGACATCCCACAGGTCACAACGCTCAGAGTCATACCCATGAAAACGCCTAGTTTGGAGCAGGTTGTTGTTGCCACTCACCCACACCAACAGTAAACATGTCCCTACTAGGCCACTGGTTTGCTTATGAAATGATTGCATATCAAGATTTTTCCCTGCTGGTTCATTTTGTTCGTTGGaacagttattatttttcttccacccttttccctttctttcttc
It contains:
- the eif2ak4 gene encoding eIF-2-alpha kinase GCN2; this encodes MSGQHTPTDGTDDPTVQQENELEALASIFGDDFQDLRNKDPWKVKRPPEVYLCLRPNGLSTGEECYVTVDLQVKCPPTYPDVPPELELKNTKGLSNENLQNLQSELTKLAAVRCGEVMIYELADHIQGFLSKHNKPPSRSFHEEMLKNQQRQQEKRAQEEQQRMDQRRKQEEEMEKEIMAEIQRREEEKREEKRRKEIAKQERLESMEQSVPADSTLLGKSPPSPCRFPPEWTEAKKAVGNRRRTTSSCRHKRDTLNEDNHHSQELLHFHSNTCGELLVHRGKSLGVSERLSRSVYYGFEVISGDFAVIYEWSLRWNKKMGKFFTSQEKGRIENCKKQIHGAENEFNSLLRLDHPNLVHYTALSSTEKEDCLVVNMLVEYVAGINLNQSLTSHSPISLDKLCHYTSELLAALDYLHSNSVVHKHLGASSVLVDSAGHVRLTDYSLSKRFADICKEDIFEQAHVRFSEDTVMPTRTGKKGDVWNLGLMLLALSQGKELKEYPVTVPASLPADFQDFLHKCLCLNDAERWTTQQLLDHAFLKPPSPKNLPQSQDASPEDLAVDLASSVIPQSHILYAPFISGVQRQLSRYFNEFEELQLLGKGAFGAVIKVQNKLDGCYYAVKRIQVNPASKQFRRIKGEVTLLSRLNHENIVRYYNAWIERHETPSMGVLTSSDSSEPQSAADKRPHGKESRQRLNELGLPDNLEDNAPPPVLSSSVEWSTSIERSSSAKCSGHQSSDEEDDEEEDVFGASFLPSDSESDIIFDNGDESTDEMSQVEQSKRLVIDTTESTDSERPPPIAHYLYIQMEYCEKSTLRDTIDHGLHRDQNRLWRLFREILDGLAYIHQQGMIHRDLKPVNIFLDSHDHVKIGDFGLATDHPANVAAGVFEVEESGSVVMTKPDPTGNMTGMVGTALYVSPEVQGNTKATYNQKVDLFSLGIILFEMSYKPMTTGAERISVLSQLRVEPISFPEDFVAGQQGTQRKVIEWLLKHDPALRPTAQELLKSELLPPPQMEESELHEVLQHTMANINGKAYRTMVGQLFGQNTSPVMDYTYDIDLHKGSFSFNSAKLQQHVHETITRIFKKHGAVRLQTPLFLPRNRKLYDGSELACFMDHSGMLVTLPYDLRMAFARFVGRNNITHLKRYSIERVFRPRKLDRAHPRELMECAFDIITPVTNSLLPDAETIYTISEIVQEFPGLQERNYNIYLNHTSLLKAILLHSGVPEDKLSQAANILCDAMSEKLTKREVEAKFCNFSLSTNSLQTLYKYIEQKGSLLDLAPLLTSLTKQKTAVTQLAKQGLKDLEELTILLCKLGVKLQVVVNLGLVYKVQHHSGVFFQFVAFIRKRKRIVPDIVAAGGRYDHLIPEFRGPAHTVPVPSAVGASVALDKVCAAMANMEEPPSVSSCDALVVPVGHSSMSRAINVVQKLWSSGVSADIAYDVSQSQETLMEHCRLAGISYMALVSDKEGIYVKVKSFEKDRQSEKRIPESDLVDHIIQKCRTKFFEERNIREISESLSQNPKGSLLNTTGSSEQHGSSGNVTINVNVISPEKVSASARRRYDTQIQTRLQNLGSNLQNKSSDIEVLAVDLQKETLINFLSLEFDSEDQFNSSVKTLLSRLPKQRYLKSICEEIHHFKIKKKLAVVVLYSYKDDYYKILL